The DNA window TGAAACACCATGGCCAGGTCGCGATCCGCTGGGTCCACATCATTCATGCGCGTACCGTTGAGGACGATATCGCCGGAGGTCGCACTCTCCAGCCCGGCGATCATCCGTAGCAGCGTCGACTTGCCACAGCCCGACGGACCAACGAAGGTCACGAATTCCCGGTCGTTAACCTCCAGGTCAATGCCCTGGATGATATGGGTGTCGCCGAAGCGCTTGGTGATCTGCTTGAGTTGTAGTGTTGCCATGAGAAAGGCTCCTAGATATCGAGTCCCGGGTGGTTGGCTGCCCACTTGGTAAATAGATCTGGCCGTTCGGCCTGCCATTCTTTCATCGCTGCAACCGGTGATTGATGGTGCAGCGCCTTCGTCAGCTCGCCTTGAGCACGCCGTCTTCTAAGACCCGGCGGACGTCGTCCCTGTCGGCCGTCGCGATAGCCGCTTCACGCGCCTGACTCAAGACGTCGTCGATCCAGACGCGTTCGCCGGAGTCCGCTGACCGAATCGCAGCCTCGACCATCGCAAGGCTCCGAACGTTTGCGCCGATCTCTCCGCTGGGAACGACCCCGCTACGCAACGACGAGACGAACTCAGCCAGCGCGCCGGCGAGCGCTTCGGGTACGACGCCGACGCCTTGTTCGTCCGTCGAGTACAGTTCCTCCGGACGGTGCGCCACAGGCATGGCCTCGCCGTCCCAAAGGGCTGTCCCGTGTTCGCCGCTGATCCGCCACGAGCCGTTCCACGAGGTTTCGTGGCCAGGTGCGCACCAGCTTCCGGTGTAGACGAAACGCGTCCCGCCCTCGAATTCGACGACAGCCGTGGCGTTAGCCGCACCCCGAAACCAGCTCCACCCCGGATTGTGCTCTTCGCAGTAGACGGACACGGGCTCGTGTCCAATCAGATATCGGGCAACGTCGAACTGATGAATGGCCATGTCCAAGAGAAGAACGTGCTCCATTTCCTCCCGAAAGCCACCGAAATGGGGAGCCTTGAAGAATTCGCAGCTCACGGTGCCGATCTCCCCGAGCGTCCGCACCTGGTCTCGGAGTGTGTAGAGTGTGGCGAAGTACCGGCGTGACTGGCTGATCATGAGCAGCTCACCCATCACGGTTGCGGTCGCACTCTGGATCAGGGCGTCAGCGACCGTCGGGGAGGCTGGCTTTTCGCACAGCACGGGCAGTCCGGCCAGCAGCGCCTCTTGGTTCACCGACAGGTGCGCTTCGGGAATCGTCACGTTGACCACGGCCTGTGCGCCGGCTTCCAGCGCCACCTCGGTCACACTGGTACCGACGATAACGCCGTCGATGCTGGCCTCGGCCAAGGCCGACCGTGCCGTCTGGGTATCCAGGTCGACGACACCCACGAGTTCGACATCGTCGTTCGCTGTAATCGTCCGCAGCCATGCGCGTCCCATTCCGCCCGCGCCGACTTGAACGACACGGAGAGGGGCAGGTGTCTTGAGGGTTCGAAATGTCACCATCAGTCCTCCATTGCCCCTTCATAGCCGTGACCGTTATAGAAGTCCTCGCGGTCGTAACGCAGCAGGGTGGGTGTGGCGCGTTCAGGTCGCAGGCTTTTGGCCCATTCGACACCATTGGCCAGCACCTGGCGGATCTCTTTTTGATGGTAGACGGGGAAGTCCTGGTCACCTGGGCTGAAATAGAAGATCTTCCCGTAGCCGCGGCGGTACGTCATGCCACTGCGGAAGACCTCGCCACCCGAGAAGGTTGACAGGAAGACTAGTTCGTCCGGAGCCGGCACATCAAAGTGCTCGCCGTACATCTCCTGGGCCGGAATGATGAGTGGGTGCGGGATCCCACGGGCGATCGGGTGTGTCGGATCCACAGTCCAGACCAGCTCGCGATCATCCGTGGAACGCCAGCGCAGAGTGCAGGTGGTACCCATGAGCTTAGTGAAGATCTTGGACCAGTGCCCGGAGTGCAGCACGAGCAGCCCCATCCCGGATAGGACATGCCGATATACTCGTTCGACGACCGCGTCGTCCACTTCGTCGTGCGCAGCGTGGCCCCACCAGAGGAGCACATCGGTGTTCGCCAGGACCTCCTCGGTCAGACCGTGCTCCGGGTCGTCGAGGGTGGCGGTCTGGACGCAGGCTCTCTCGCCGAGGTTCTCCTCAATTCCCTCTTTGATGGTGGTGTGCATGCCATCCGGATAAAGGTCGCGCACACGTTGCTGAACCTGTTCGTGGCGGTTCTCTCCCCACACGAGGACATTGATCGGGTATTCGGGAGTGGTGGTTCCGTTCATGACTCATCTTCACTTCATTGGTTGGTCAGGGGTCGAGGGGACAGGCGGCTACTTTACGCCTCCCCCCGTGGCACCAGCCGCGATATAGCGCTGAGCGAGCAACAGCAGGCCGATCGCGGGCAAGGAGGAAAGCACCGTCGTCGCCATGACTGCACCCCAGTTGGACACCTGCGTGCCTAGGTATTGGTAGATGCCCAAGGCCACAGGACGCAGCTCGTCGGTGGTCGTCAGGGTCAAGGCGAAAAGGAAGTCGCTCCACGCGAAGAGGAACGCGAACAGGCTGGCGGTAACGATGGCATTGCGAGAGAGCGGCAGCGCGATCGACCAGAACGCCCTGAAATGCCCGGCACCATCGATGCGGGCGGCCTCCAGGATCGACGGCGGCAGCCCCTGCATGAAGGCACGCAGGATCAGGATGGCGAACGGGACCGAATGCGATGCGTCCGCCAAGATCAGCCCGAGCGTCGTATTGAGCAACCCGAGCGTGTTGTAGGCAGCGTAGAGCGCATTGGCGATCACGATACCTGGGATCATCTGGG is part of the Salifodinibacter halophilus genome and encodes:
- a CDS encoding Gfo/Idh/MocA family oxidoreductase, with the translated sequence MVTFRTLKTPAPLRVVQVGAGGMGRAWLRTITANDDVELVGVVDLDTQTARSALAEASIDGVIVGTSVTEVALEAGAQAVVNVTIPEAHLSVNQEALLAGLPVLCEKPASPTVADALIQSATATVMGELLMISQSRRYFATLYTLRDQVRTLGEIGTVSCEFFKAPHFGGFREEMEHVLLLDMAIHQFDVARYLIGHEPVSVYCEEHNPGWSWFRGAANATAVVEFEGGTRFVYTGSWCAPGHETSWNGSWRISGEHGTALWDGEAMPVAHRPEELYSTDEQGVGVVPEALAGALAEFVSSLRSGVVPSGEIGANVRSLAMVEAAIRSADSGERVWIDDVLSQAREAAIATADRDDVRRVLEDGVLKAS
- a CDS encoding trehalose utilization protein ThuA, translated to MNGTTTPEYPINVLVWGENRHEQVQQRVRDLYPDGMHTTIKEGIEENLGERACVQTATLDDPEHGLTEEVLANTDVLLWWGHAAHDEVDDAVVERVYRHVLSGMGLLVLHSGHWSKIFTKLMGTTCTLRWRSTDDRELVWTVDPTHPIARGIPHPLIIPAQEMYGEHFDVPAPDELVFLSTFSGGEVFRSGMTYRRGYGKIFYFSPGDQDFPVYHQKEIRQVLANGVEWAKSLRPERATPTLLRYDREDFYNGHGYEGAMED
- a CDS encoding carbohydrate ABC transporter permease, whose protein sequence is MTTPVERADCRPTSMRPWADIRYTILGVVLVAIMLFPVYWMVNTSLQPSGNTLNAGFFPTHPSFDGYATAITEQGQNLVTSLIVSLGAVVVSLAIATPAAYALAQFRYRWINTALLAILVAQMIPGIVIANALYAAYNTLGLLNTTLGLILADASHSVPFAILILRAFMQGLPPSILEAARIDGAGHFRAFWSIALPLSRNAIVTASLFAFLFAWSDFLFALTLTTTDELRPVALGIYQYLGTQVSNWGAVMATTVLSSLPAIGLLLLAQRYIAAGATGGGVK